One genomic window of Hyperolius riggenbachi isolate aHypRig1 chromosome 7, aHypRig1.pri, whole genome shotgun sequence includes the following:
- the LRRC3 gene encoding leucine-rich repeat-containing protein 3 — MQPTDHSHKCSEFLFHQGLLLLLVHFQVIASCPKSCQCSESSAGMIVTCSSRNLEEIPIDLPMDTVSLKLDANRINQVPNNAFKDLFYLQELDLSRNSIEKIEQSAFKGVADGLRLLDLSGNQIHTIPKETLANLKGKIRLSNNPLHCDCSLQEMLRELNLDPDTVNDISCQTSVLEEYVGKPLIQVLDSGINFCNIHHRTTDVAMFITMFGWFTMVITYVVYYVRHNQEDARRHLEYLKSLPSTQITKDFDTVSTVL, encoded by the coding sequence ATGCAGCCAACTGATCATTCACACAAGTGTTCAGAATTTCTTTTCCACCAAGGACTGCTGCTGCTTCTTGTTCATTTTCAAGTCATTGCTTCTTGCCCTAAGAGCTGTCAGTGCTCAGAAAGTAGTGCCGGCATGATTGTCACCTGCAGCTCCAGAAACCTGGAAGAGATACCTATAGACCTTCCTATGGATACAGTCTCCCTGAAGCTAGATGCTAACAGGATCAATCAGGTACCAAACAATGCTTTTAAAGACCTTTTCTATCTACAAGAGCTGGATCTTTCCAGAAACTCCATTGAGAAAATTGAGCAGTCAGCTTTTAAAGGAGTTGCTGATGGTTTAAGGTTGTTAGATCTGTCTGGAAATCAGATTCACACGATCCCCAAAGAAACCTTGGCCAATTTGAAAGGCAAAATCCGTCTGTCTAATAATCCcctgcactgtgattgcagccttCAAGAAATGTTGAGGGAGCTGAACTTGGATCCAGATACAGTCAATGACATTTCCTGCCAAACTTCTGTCCTGGAGGAATATGTGGGTAAACCACTGATCCAGGTTTTGGACTCTGGAATAAACTTTTGTAACATTCACCACAGAACGACTGATGTGGCCATGTTCATTACTATGTTTGGCTGGTTCACCATGGTTATAACCTATGTGGTTTATTATGTCAGACACAACCAAGAGGATGCCAGGAGACATTTGGAGTACCTGAAGTCTCTACCCAGCACTCAGATAACCAAAGACTTTGACACTGTCAGCACTGTGTTGTAA